From Methanobrevibacter sp., a single genomic window includes:
- a CDS encoding KEOPS complex subunit Pcc1 — MTDKNPLESVKSNIVIEFENENQAKIIYDSILLEFNTAPNFRSSMTIDLDGSNIIINIDAEDSTSFRASVNSAIKWIKLALEINNLTN, encoded by the coding sequence ATGACGGATAAAAATCCTCTTGAAAGTGTTAAAAGCAATATAGTTATTGAATTTGAAAATGAAAATCAGGCTAAAATAATTTATGATTCTATTCTTTTAGAATTTAATACTGCTCCTAATTTTAGGTCATCTATGACAATTGATTTAGATGGGTCTAATATTATAATCAATATTGATGCAGAAGATTCTACTTCATTTAGGGCTTCTGTAAACTCGGCTATCAAATGGATTAAGTTAGCATTAGAAATAAATAATTTAACCAATTAA
- a CDS encoding prefoldin subunit beta — protein MDIPENIQQQLNQFQQLQQQAQAVTMQVQNVEIQIQETEKALEELKKTDETTEVFKQAGTLLIKVEYADALADMEDKLETLELRKQTMSRQEERVMKKLEEMQATIQAAMQGMGQ, from the coding sequence ATGGATATTCCTGAAAACATTCAACAACAATTAAATCAGTTTCAACAATTACAACAACAAGCACAGGCTGTAACCATGCAAGTTCAAAATGTTGAAATTCAAATTCAAGAAACTGAAAAAGCATTAGAAGAACTTAAAAAAACAGATGAGACAACTGAAGTATTCAAACAAGCTGGTACTTTGCTTATCAAAGTTGAATATGCTGATGCATTAGCTGACATGGAAGATAAATTGGAAACTCTTGAATTGAGAAAACAGACTATGTCACGTCAAGAAGAAAGAGTAATGAAAAAACTTGAAGAAATGCAAGCAACTATTCAAGCAGCTATGCAGGGTATGGGTCAATAG